The nucleotide sequence TGCGGGCGAGAGGACTTCACCAGCCGCCTCCAGCTGCTCTATGATGCTCATGGGCCACAATATGTAGTGGCTCATGTGAACAAAGTCTACAGTTTTGTACAACCCACTGAACGGTTACGCCGCGACTTCAGTCGCCCCAGCAGGGCCGAGGCCGTCAGTTCCGCGCGTACGTCGTCCAGCCGGCGTACCACGGCGTGCCGGTGCCCGCGACGGCGCCCACGTAGTTGACCGTGGTGAAGAAGCCGTCGTTCGGCGGGGTGGCCGCGGCGCCTGCCGCCAGCGCGGGGGAGCCCGCGGCGGGCACGAAGCTGGGGGCATCCAGGTTGAAGGGGTTCGTCAGCTGCGCGTCCGCCACCTGCGTGACGCTCCATCCCGCCGACGCGCGGCAGGTGGCTTCGTTCGCGTCCGCGTCGGGATCGTCGAGCGAGGTCAGGTTGCTCGCGAGCGTGTTGGCCACGCGCAGGTCGCCGGTGCCGCAGTGCGCGGCGGTCAGCGCGTCGTCGATGTCGAAGGCGTACGCGTAGCCGGTGATGATGGCGTTCATCACGTCGCCGCGCGTGCCCCGGCGCAGGTGCATGCCCACGGGGCTCTTGCCCGCGGCGCCGCGCCCGTTCCGCCCCACCAACGTCACGTTGTAGATGGAGGGGTCCGTCCAAGGCTGCGCGTCGAAGGTGGTCTCGTTGTTGTCGACCTCGAAGCCCTTGTCGCCCAGCAGCGTGTCGGCCTGCGCGATCCAGAACTGCCCCTTCCCTGCCCACCCCGTGGAATAGTCGAAGGCGTCGTCGTCCTGGCCGGTGACCATCGCGTAGCGGACGTTGACGGTGCCGCCGAACCACTCGATGCCGTCGTCCAGGCCAAAGTGCACCTGCACGTACTCAATGGTGGTGCCGCTGCCCACACCGTTCAGCGTCAGCCCGTTCAGCTCGTTGTTGGGGCTGACCTCGTAGCCCGCGTACTCGATGCGCACGTAGCGGAGAACGCCGCTGTTGTCGTTCTGCACCGTGCCGCCGTACGTGCCCGAGCTTCCCTCGCCCGAGCAGGGCTGCGGGAAGTTGCAGTTGGAGCGGCCGTTAATCACCAGGCCGCCCCAGTCGCCGCGGCGCCGATTGCCGGGTTCCCGCATGCTGGTGAACACGATGGGCTCCGCGGCGGTGCCGTTCGCCACGATGCGCCCGCCGCGCCGGATCACCAGGTAGCTGACGCCGGCCAGCGTGTCACCCACCAGCTTCGTCCCAGCGGGGATGGTGAGCACCGCACCGGAATCCACCGTCACCGGCCCGCTGATGACGTACAGCGTGTCCTTGGAGAGGGTACGAGTGCCGTCCTTCGCGAGGTTCACCAGGTTCGTACGCTTCTCTCCCACGGCCAGCACGAATGGGGTGCTGGCGCCGGAAACGTCGCCGCCGCGCACGGCGACGACGCTGTAGCTGTAGGTGTTTCCCGGCGTCACGGTGTCGGCGTACGTGGTCGCCGTCACGCCGGTGTAGGTGACACTGGCGCTCCGCGTGACGTTCTGCCGCTGGATGGTGTAGCTCTCGGCGCCGCTCGCCGGCTGGAAGGTCACCATCGCCTTAGCGCCATCGTACGCCACCGCAAGGTTGGCCGGTGCGCCGAGCGGCGCATCGGCGGGATCGCCGTCGCAGGCCGCCACGCCGCCCGCCAGCACCGCCGCGAGCACCACGTTCGCCAGTCTGCTCATCCGCATCCGCATCGTCTCCTGTTGGGTGGTCGAGATCTTCGTGGACATCAGCGTCCCGGCTCCCACGAAAGGGAGAGCGAGATCGCACGTCCAAGGTCATACTGCCGTGTGGTGACCGTGTCACCGTTGGGGAACGACTGTGTGTAACGAACCTCCTGCCCCAGCAGGCGGGTCGCGGAAAGCTTCATCTCGAACCCGCGCGGAAGCCGCTGCTCCACCGTCAGGTCCAGCTGCGTGCGGCCTTCCTCGTACACGTCGGGAAGCGCCAGCCCGCCGAACGCGTCCAGCCGCCGGCCGAAGCGGTTGAAGAGCACCGTGGCCGTCGTGCCGCTGCGCTGCCCGTCCCACGTCAATCCCGCGTTCACCACGTACGGCGACTGCCCGAAGAGCGGGCGCGCCCGGCTGCTGGCCGAAACGGTGTCGGGGGTGAGCGGGTCGTCGAAGCGGTAGATCACCGTCTGCCCCACGCTGGTCTGCGAGTGGACCAGGGTGAGGTTGGCGTTCACCGAGAACTCCTGCAGCGCCGGGAGCAGGCGGCCCAGGTTGGTGCGCGCCTCCAGCTCGGTGCCGTACAGCTCTGCGCGGTCGCCGTTGGCGTAGGTCTGCGCCGGGTTGGTGCCCAGCACCAGCGCCAGCGGCTCGATGGGATCGTCGAAGCGCTTGTGGAAGGCGCTGGCGGCGAGCACCGAGCCGGTGCCCAGGAACCACTCCCAGCGCAGGTCGGTGTTGATGATGGAGGTGCGGCGCAGGTACGGGTTGCCGACGACGACCGCGCCGCCGAAGTAGTCCACGTACAGGTAGGGCGCGAGCTCGCGGAACTGCGGGCGGGCCACCGTGCGCGACGCCGCGGCGCGCAGGTTCATGTCCGGCGTGAGCTCGTAGGTGAGGTTGATTCCCGGCAGCAGGTCGACGTTCTCCAGCTCCGCGCGGGGAAGCGCGCCTTCCACCCGGTTCAGGCGGTTGACGGCCTGCGTGGCGATGCTGGCCTGCTCCACCCGCGCGCCGCCGGCGACGCGGAGGCGCGGGAGCAGCTGGAAGTCCGCCATCAGGTAGCCGGCGAAGACGCTGAAATCGGAGTCGTAGTTGTCGCCGGCGAAGGTGGCCTCGTCCAGCGTCAGCTGCCCCGGCTGGTCGCCGAAGTTGCCGGCGGCGAACAGGTCGTTGGGCGCCAGCGCCGCGTCGTCGTTGCCGAGCGCCACGATGGGGCGCACGCGGATCCGCCGCGCGTACACGGTGCGGTCGCGCACGTCCGCCGCCCCGCCGAGGGACAGCGTGGCGCCGGATCCCAGGAAATTAGCGGGGAGCTTCAGGTCCACCCCGGGGTTCCACCCGCGGTCTTCCAGGTCCTGGTGAAGGATCTGCCCGCTCTCCGAGACGTCCTGGAACAGCCGCGCCCCGCCTTCTTCGGGCGACGCGTAGACGGTGGTGCGGGTGCCGGGCTCGTAACGGCGGGAGAAGGAGAAGGGGAGGCGCCAGCGCAGGGTGGCGTCGCCGAACGGAAGGAGGTGCTGCCCCCGGAGCTGCGCGTTCGCCATCGTGTTTTCCACGTAGCGAAGCCGCGTCTGGTCCAGGAAGGGGCCGCGGTTGGCGTAGAAGCCGCTGAGGGAGCGCGCCTCGGCCTCAGCCAGGTGGTTGTAGACCAGCGTGGCGGTCACCCGGCCGGTGTCGCTGAGGCGGATGCCGCCGTTCAGCAGCGCTCCGACGGTGGTCTCGCGCGCCGTGGCCGTGCTGGAAAGGTCCGTCTGCCGCTCCGGCGCGCCGCCGGTGACGCCGAAGAAGCGCTCGGCGCGGTCCGCCGGCTGCGAGGCGCCGCTGGCCCACGAGAAGGTGCCCATCAGCCCCAGCGGCTTGCCTAAGGCGTCCACCTCGTCCCCGAACGACACGCCCAGGCTGCCGTTGGCGGGAAGGGTGCCGCCGACAGGCCCCCAGTGCGGCCCGGCGATCCCGCTCACCACGCGCTCGCGCGTACCGGCATCGGCGGGAAGCCCGTTCACCTCGGCGTCGCGCGGCAGGCCGGCGGGCAGGTCCATCGCCCCGCCGAACCCCAACAGGTTACCGGCGGGATAGCCCAGCGCCGCGCTTCCCGTCTCGCCCTGCGTCCATCCCATGCCGGACGACAGGCGGAAGACGCGCTCGGTGGGCGCGGCTTTCGTCTCGATCTGCACCAGGCCGCCAGCGTAGTCGCCCGGCTGGTCGGGCGAATAGGTCTTGGCGGTGATCACGCTTTCCAGCAGCGCGGTGGGGATGATGTCGAGGGGAACGGCCTTGCGGTCGGGGATGGGCGAGGGGAGGGCGGCGCCGTTGAGCGTGGTGTTGCCGTAGCGCTCGCCCAGGCCGCGA is from Longimicrobium sp. and encodes:
- a CDS encoding TonB-dependent receptor, producing the protein MRAALALLFAALLVSAAPLAAQAGRIAGRVVNAQGEGVASAQVNVAGTQARVSTDVEGRYTLAGVPQGTHSVTVTALSYSPKTVTGVAVAEGRTAELNVSLAPAALMLTGVTVTAQAERGSTGALLSERRNSASVVDAIGAEQMSQTPDGDAAAVVRRVPGVSVVDGRFVYVRGLGERYGNTTLNGAALPSPIPDRKAVPLDIIPTALLESVITAKTYSPDQPGDYAGGLVQIETKAAPTERVFRLSSGMGWTQGETGSAALGYPAGNLLGFGGAMDLPAGLPRDAEVNGLPADAGTRERVVSGIAGPHWGPVGGTLPANGSLGVSFGDEVDALGKPLGLMGTFSWASGASQPADRAERFFGVTGGAPERQTDLSSTATARETTVGALLNGGIRLSDTGRVTATLVYNHLAEAEARSLSGFYANRGPFLDQTRLRYVENTMANAQLRGQHLLPFGDATLRWRLPFSFSRRYEPGTRTTVYASPEEGGARLFQDVSESGQILHQDLEDRGWNPGVDLKLPANFLGSGATLSLGGAADVRDRTVYARRIRVRPIVALGNDDAALAPNDLFAAGNFGDQPGQLTLDEATFAGDNYDSDFSVFAGYLMADFQLLPRLRVAGGARVEQASIATQAVNRLNRVEGALPRAELENVDLLPGINLTYELTPDMNLRAAASRTVARPQFRELAPYLYVDYFGGAVVVGNPYLRRTSIINTDLRWEWFLGTGSVLAASAFHKRFDDPIEPLALVLGTNPAQTYANGDRAELYGTELEARTNLGRLLPALQEFSVNANLTLVHSQTSVGQTVIYRFDDPLTPDTVSASSRARPLFGQSPYVVNAGLTWDGQRSGTTATVLFNRFGRRLDAFGGLALPDVYEEGRTQLDLTVEQRLPRGFEMKLSATRLLGQEVRYTQSFPNGDTVTTRQYDLGRAISLSLSWEPGR